In Chryseobacterium salivictor, the DNA window TGTTCTTAAAATTTTCAATTTCATCTAAATTTAAAAAATTAAAATTCCCCCGCGGCTCTACTATTTTGGTAGGTTCTTCAATTAAGGCGTCCTCTTCACCATCTAATATTTCAGCAGAAAGATCTACCAAATCGTCGTCTGAATCGTCAATCTCCGAAACTTCAACCGGTAAGATTACTTTTTCGAGTTCCAACGTTTCATCTTTTTTACCTTCTAAAATTTCTTTCTTACTCAAAGCTCCCTGCAAAAATTGAAACTGATATTTGTATTCATCCAGAGGATGCGCAGAAAGATAGAATCCGATAATTTCTTTTTCTTTGTTAAGTTTATGCATATTTTGCCATTCCGGTGCAGGGTTTATTTTGGGCTGCTCGATTTTTACTTCGTCGGCAAAGTCGGCAAAGAGGGAATTCTCGATCTCATTTTTACTGTCCTGAAAACTGTAACCATACCGTAATAACCTTTCTATATTGGTTTTCCCAGAAGTATCGATGTCGAAATACTGTGCACGGTGATAGCGGTCGACTTCATCAAAAGCACCGGCAATTACCAAACTTTCCGCGACTCTTTTATTCATTTGTGAAGAAGGGATTTTTTCAAAGAAATCATAGATATTCTTATACCGTTCCTCTTTTCTCGCTGCAACAATTGCTTCACTCGGGCCTTCGCCAATTCCCTTAATAGCTCCCAGTCCAAACCGGATCTGGCCTTTTTCATTCACCGCAAAAGCGTATTGAGATTCATTTACATCAGGACCCAAAACATCAACACCAATACTTTTACAATCCTCCATAAATAAAGTAATTTGTTTGGTATTATTAATATTATTCGACATCACACTTGCCATGTATTCTGCCGGATAATTGGCTTTCAAATAAGCGGTTTGGTAAGCAATTAAAGCATAACAGGTAGAGTGGGATTTGTTGAACGCATATTCTGCAAAGGCTTCCCAGTCTTTCCAGATTTTATTGAGTTTGGTTTCATCAAGGTTATTGACTTTTCCACCTTCCAGAAATTTCGGGTACATTTTATCCAGAACATCTCTTTGTTTTTTACCCATCGCTTTACGCAAAGTATCGGCTTCACCTTTGGTAAAATTGGCCAGTTTCTGAGAAAGCAACATTACCTGTTCCTGATAAACCGTAATTCCGTAGGTTTCTTCCAGATATTCTTTGGTTTCTTCTAAATCGTAAACGGTTTCTTCTACGCCATTTTTCCTATTAATAAATGTTGGGATATATTTAATTGGACCTGGCCGATACAAAGCATTCATGGCAATTAAATCCGCAAATTCCGTCGGTTTCAGTTCCCGCATATATTTTTGCATTCCCGGACTTTCATACTGGAAAATCCCAACCGTTCTTCCCTCTTTAAATAACTGATACGTTTTCGCATCGTCCAAAGGAATGGCATCCGGATCAATATCAATCCCGTGTTTTTCTTTAATGAGTTTAATGGCGTGTTTAATGATAGTTAAAGTCCGCAGACCCAAAAAGTCCATTTTCAGCAAACCGGCACTTTCCGCCACCGAGTTATCGAACTGCGAAACCAAAATATCTGCATCTTTTGCCGCAATCGTAATCGGCACCAAATTCGTAATATCTTCCGGCGTAATAATCACTCCACAGGCATGGATTCCGGTATTTCGAATACAGCCTTCCATTTTCTGAGCGGCAGAAAGAACTTCATAGCGTTCATCTTTTGGATTGGCCAAAATATCTTTCATTTCCTGCGCCAAAACTTTATCTTCAGGAGCGAGTTTTTCAAATTTGGCAAATGCCTTTGCAATATTCATTCCCGGTGATGGCGGGATTAATTTCGCAATATTATTGGTCTCGAAAATCGGAAGATCTAAAACCCTCCCCGCATCTTTTATCGCAGATTTCCCACCCAAAACCGAATAAGTGATAATTTGTGCAACATTACTTTTACCATATTTATCAACCACCCATTTGATGATTTTATCACGTCCTTCATCATCAAAATCAATATCGATATCGGGCATCGAAACCCTTTCAGGATTAAGAAAACGCTCAAATAGCAAATCATATTTTATAGGATCAACATTGGTGATTCCGGTACAATATGCAACCGCAGAACCTGCCGCAGAACCACGACCAGGCCCCACCCAAACGCCCATTTTCCGGGCTTCATTACAGAAATCCTGCACAATCAAAAAATATCCCGGATAACCGGTTTTCGCAATAACTTCTAATTCAAAATCCAGCCTTTCTCTTATTTCATCGGTGATTTCGTCATATCTTTTCTCGGCACCTTCGTAGGTTAAATGTCTTAAATAGGCATTTTCTCCTCTTTTGCCGCCGTCAACCTTATCTTCGTCACTTAGAAATATTTCAGGAATATCAAATTCCGGTAGCAATACATCTCGCTTTAGAGTATAAGGTTCAAATTTGCTCACCAACTCGTCATAAGCTTCGAAAGCATCTGGGAATTCACGGAAACTCTGTTTGATTTCCTCGGTGTTTTTAATGTAATATTCGTGTGAAGGCAAACCTCTTCTCTTACCAAAACCCTTTCCGACCGGTGAAGACAATTTCTCGCCATCTTTAATACAGTATAAAATATCCTGAATATGTGCCTCTGATTTTTCGGTGTAAAAGGTTTCGTTTTGAGCTAAAATTTTGACTTCATATTTCTCCGCGAAGCTCAGTAACACATCATTTAAATAATGTTCTTCTTCAATTTCATGGTTTTGAAGCTGTACATAAAAATCATCCCCAAAGGTATTTTTCCACCATTGAAAAATCTCCTCTCCTTTCTGTTCTCCAAATTCTAAAACTGCATTGGGAATATCTCCCATCGTTCCTGCGGTTACGGCAATTAAATCTTCTTTCAGTTCCGCAATCATCTTTTTAGAAATCCTCGGAACACCAAAATAAAAACCGTTGATATATCCTAAACTCGATAGTTTTGCCAGATTTTTATAGCCATTGAAATTTTTCGCCAAAAGCACAATATTCGTTCTGCGGTCGGGATCATCTTTGGTAAACTGCTTTTGATCCGGACGGTCAGACAGGTAAAACTCACAACCGATAATAGGGATTAAAGGTTCTTTCCGGGGTTCAGCATCTGTAAATGCAACGCCATCTTCTTCTGCTTTTTGTTTTTTATCTAAATATTCTTGATATATTTTTTTAATGTTACCGTTGGCTTTTTCAACTTCAGAAATAAATTTAAACGCGCCCATCATATTCCCTAAATCAACGATACCTACAGCGGGAAAATTATTATCCAGCGCTCTTTTTATCAATTCATGAATATGCGATGACGCCTGAAGGGAAGAATAAATACTGTGATTGTGGAAATTAAAATAACTTCCGATTTCAATCTCATCCGTATTGTTAAAGGAGGTTTTTTTCTTTTTCTTAGAATCAGCAACCTGTCTTCTGATAACAATCGGAAATGGCCGGATGGCAACCGGATGACTGTTGATATAATGCTGAAGTTCTGAACTTTCCAGTTTCAAAGCTTCTGCCGGAATGATCCCAATCCGCATCATCTCGAAAAAGACTTGCGCGGTTGAGTTTACGTCTGCCGCGGCATTATGCGCTTCATCAAATTTCTCGTCGTATAACTTTTCGTAAAGTTCAGTTAGTTTCGGAGATTTGTATCTTCCGCTTTTTCCACCTCCAAGTTGACAAAAATCAGTTCCCAATTTCATGGTATCAGCGGACGGAATTTCCTGCAAATTATTGTCAACTTCTTTCCTGAAAAACTCAGCACCTACAATATTATAATCGAAAATGATATTGTGCCCGACAACAACTTGTGCTTTCTTTAAAGCTTCTTTAAATTCCAGTAAAACTTCATTCAGATCACGGCCTTCTTCAGTGGCCATTTTAGTGGAAATTCCATGGATTCTCTGAGAAGAAAACGGAATATCGTACCCTTCAGGTTTAATGATATAATCTTGATTTTCAATCAAATTACCTTCCTTGTCGTGAAGTTGCCACGCAATCTGCACCATTCTCGGCCAGTTGTCGGAATCGGTAATCGGAGCGTTGAAATTTTTAGGTAAACCGGTCGTTTCAGTATCGAAGATTAAAAACATGTAGAAGAAGAATTTTGGTAAAATTAGGCTAAAATTTCTTTAAAAAAAAGTTGCAATTTTCGAAAATAGAAGTTATTTCTTTATTTTTAACTTAGACATTTATAGAATAAAAACCGATCATTTATAATAAGTGTAAAATCTGATAGTAACAGTTGAAATAAACTTCTCATTTTACATTATTTTTAATTTAAATGAAAATAAATCTGGCATAAAGTGATGCTTTAAAATTTAATATTTTTCACCTTCCATTAAAATTTTTATCTTTGTTAACTATGGAAATTGATACAAAACAAAAAGTTTCTCAAGAGATTTTACTGAAAGCATTCAGGCACATGATGATTGCCAAAGCAACTGCAGATGTTTACGAAGAAAACAGGAATATTTGCAAATATGTACACTCTACTTCCCGCGGTCACGAGGCCATTCAGCTTGCTACTGCTTATCAACTCACCAAAGAAGACTGGGTTTCGCCCTATTATCGCGACGAAAGTTTGCTTTTAGGAATAGGTTTTGAACCTTATCAATTGATGTTGCAGTTATTGGCAAAATCCGACGATCCATTTTCTGGCGGACGCTCTTATTATTCGCATCCATCGAGTCGGGAAGAAAACCTTCCGAAAATCATTCATCAAAGTTCCGCAACAGGAATGCAGGCAATTCCTACCACAGGAGTTGCGCAGGGAATCAAATATATTCAGGAATTCAATTTAAAAACATACGAACAAAACCCTGTTGTGGTTTGCAGTTTTGGTGACAACTCAATCACAGAAGGCGAAGTTTCAGAAGCTTTTCAGTTTGCCGCGCTTCATCAATTGCCGATTATTTTCCTGGTTCAGGATAATGAATGGGGAATTTCGGTAACCAAAGAAGAAGCCCGAACTTCCGATGCGTATGATTTCGCAGCAGGATTTGTAGGTTTAAATAGAATGAAAGTCGACGGAACCGATTTCGAAGCAAGTTTCGAAGCCATGAAAAAAGCCGTCGATTTTGTGAGAACAGAAAGAAAACCGATGTTGGTTTGTGCCAGTACGGTTCTCATCGGTCATCACACTTCCGGCGTTCGCAGGGAATTTTACCGTGACGAAAAAGATTTAGAAAAACACCGCGCAAAAGATCCGGGAAGCCTTTTGAGAAAACGTTTATTGGAAGAAGGAAGCGATGAAGATCTTTTAAAACAGATAGAAAAGAAAGCCAGATTAGAAGTCGAGCAGGCTTTTCAAAAAGCAGTCGAAGCGGAAGATCCAAAACCTGAAACCGTAGAAAACCACGTCTTCGCTCCTACTTCAGTTACCGAAGAAGTGGGCGAAAGAGAACCACAAGGTCAGGAAAAAATTGTAATGGTCGATGCAGCCATTCACGCCATTCAGGAAATCATGTGGAAACATCCCGAGGCTTTATTATATGGACAGGATGTTGGTGAAAGAATTGGCGGCGTATTCCGCGAAACAGTGACTTTAGGTAAAAAATTCGGAAACAAAAGAGTGTTTAATACGCCAATTCAGGAAGCTTATATTATAGGTTCTACGGTCGGAATGAGCGCGGTTGGTTTGAAACCGATTGTGGAAGTTCAGTTCGCTGATTATATTTATCCAGGAATCAATCAGTTGATTACCGAAGTTTCGAAATCGTGTTATTTAAGCAACGGGAAATTCCCCGTGAGCAATATCATTCGCGTTCCGATCGGTGCTTACGGTGGTGGCGGACCTTATCATAGCGGAAGCGTCGAAAGTATTTTATGCAATATTAAGGGAATTAAAGTGGCTTATCCGAGCAACGCAGCCGATTTCAAAGGATTGTTAAAAGCGGCGTTCTATGATCCAAATCCTGTCCTAATGCTGGAACACAAAGGGTTGTACTGGAGTAAAGTTCCCGGAACCGAAGAGGCGAAAACAATCGAGCCTGCGGAAGATTATATTTTACCTCTCGGAAAAGGAAATGTTATTTTAGAAGCTGATAAAAATGAAACTGAAAAAGGAAGAACCATGCTCATCGTCACCTACGGAATGGGCGTTTATTGGGCAAAAGAAGCCGCAAAGACTTTTGCAGGAAAAGTCGAAATTATCGACTTACGAACTTTAATTCCTTTGGATGAAAAACTGGTTTTTGAACGCACAAAACTGCACGGAAAATGTCTGGTTTTAACGGAAGAACAACTCAATAATTCTTTTGCAGAAGCATTTGCACACCGAATTTCAAAGGAATGTTTCCGATATTTAGATGCTCCGGTTGAAGCGATGGGGTCTTTGAATTTACCGGCTGTTCCTATTAATTTGGTTTTGGAAAAAGAAATGCTTCCAAATGCGGAGAAACTGGCTAACAAAATTGGAGAAATGCTGAATTATTAAAATAAATTTTAGTTTTTGCTCTTTCAGATTTCATTTTAAAACCAAAAACTTAATGCTGATATTTTCACCATTAAGTTTTTGGTTTTAAGGACTTAATATTTTTTTACTAAAATAACGGTAAACCTTTTAGGTTTAAAAGTCTTAAAAAAAAGCACTTTTTTTAACATTAAGTTATTCAGGAAAATTAAGATTTGAAGGTCAGAAAAGTAACTTTGTGACAACTGTTTTTATAGAAATTATCCCCACCAGAAAGCCGCTGCAATAATAATATAAAGGCCAATTAAGGCAACGCCTTCCAGCCAAATACTTTCACCATCAAATACGATGAACGCACTTACCAAAACGGAAAGCGCCAAAGCAGCCAACAAAAGCGGGCTCAGGACGAACGACAAAATTGCGCCTCCCAAAAAGAAAGAAATTAAAATCAGCAGCGGATAAACAACCAGCGCAATTTGAAGCGAAGAATTCATAATCACACTCACCGCGTAATCTGCTTTATTTTTTAAAGCCAATTGAATTCCCACCAAATTTTCAATGGCATTTCCGGCGATGGCAACCACGATTAAACCAGCAAAAACATCATTGATTCCTAAAGAATCCATCGCTGGTTTCAGCGCCTCCACAAACCAATCCGATACAAATGCAGCACCAATTCCGGCAGCAGCCAAAACAATTAAAGTAACGGGCATCGACCAGTTTGCTTCGTGCTTTTCCGTGTCATCATTGGGAATTACAGATGTGTCACCTTTTATAGAAAAACTCAAAAAAGCCCCAAAAACAATCAGCAAAACTACCGAGACAATGATATCCAGCATGTTGATATGACTTTCGGCCGGCGTATGAAAATAAAAAGTTAATGTAGGAACCGCCATCGCAGCAAACGCCAAAATCATGAGAATAGCATTCATTTTTGGAGGTTCTGAATGAAAATATTGCCGCCCATTTTTCAAACCTCCAAACAAAATCGCCAGTCCGAATACCAATACCGAATTTCCCAGAATTGAGCCGATTAATGCTGCTTTCACAACCGTAACCAATCCTGCGCGTAAAGCAAAAATACACACAAAAAGTTCTGGTAAATTTCCTAAAGCAGATTGCAAAACTCCCGTCGAAGCAGGTCCCATTCGGCTTCCAAGCTGTTCCGTAGCTTTTCCAACAATCATCGCTACCAGAACCAACGATACTGCTGACAATACAAATAACAGCACAGCATTAAATCCCACGTGAGTCCCAAAACCCGTCGCAGCAGCAACCAAAAAAGCACCACTCATTAATAAAATATCTTTTTTCTGCATCGTTAAATATTAGATAAATAAAATTAAGGAAAATATCGATGCAATTTCTTTATTTTTTTGCTGCATATTTCCCTTCATCGGATCTCTGGTTTTTCGGCTATTCATTTCAATCTTTTTCCATTTTTTTCATTTCCAAAAAATAAAATTTTCATTTTTGTCTGATGTATAATTAGTTATGGTAAAGAAGATATTTTTAATATCAAGAAATTGAGTGTAAATTATTTCAACTGATTTGGGAGATGATTATGAAATTATAAATATTCAATTAGAAGTTTTAAAGGTTTTAGTATTTTTGTACAAACCCTTTGAAAAGATGCCCGAAAACATTCAGCAAAAAATAGAAGAACTGCGTGCGGAACTTCATCAGCATAATTATAATTACTACATTTTAGATGAAGCTACCATTTCAGATTTCGAATTTGATTTGAAGCTGAAAGAACTTCAGGAGTTGGAAAAAGCACATCCAGAATTTTACGATCCCAACTCTCCTACCTTGCGTGTTGGTGGTGAAATCACTAAAAATTTTCCAACGATTCAACATCAATTCAGAATGTATTCTTTGGATAATTCTTATGATTTCGATGATTTGGAAGACTGGGAAAAACGCATCATCAAAACCATTGATGAACCCGTAGAATTTGTAGCTGAACTGAAATATGACGGCGCTTCAATTTCTATTTTATACGAAAATGGAAAACTGAAACAGGCGGTCACCCGTGGCGATGGTTTTCAGGGCGACGAAATCACAGCAAATGTGAAAACGATTTCAGATATTCCTTTAACACTGAAAGGCGACTTTCCCCGTCAGTTTTTTATGCGTGGTGAAATTTATCTGACCCGAAAAAACTTTGATAAAATAAATCTCCGCCGCGAAGAAGAAGGTTTGGACTTATTTATGAATCCAAGAAATACGGCGTCAGGCAGTTTGAAAATGCAGGATTCGGCAGAAGTGAGCAAGCGTAAACTTTCAGCCGTTCTTTATCAGTTTATCTCTTCTGAAATTCCGGCAGCAACACATTGGGAACTCTTGCAAAATGCTAGAAAATGGGGTTTCAACGTTTCTGAGCAGGCAAGATTATGTAAGAATTTAGATGAAATCAAAGACTTCATTAATTATTGGGATCAGCACCGGCATGAACTTCCTTTTGAAATTGATGGAATTGTTTTAAAAGTAAATTCAATTCAGCAGCAGTCAAAATTGGGTTTCACCGCCAAATCGCCGCGTTGGGCTATGGCTTACAAATTCAAAGCTGAAAAGGTGGAAACCGAATTACAATCCGTGACTTATCAGGTTGGAAGAACCGGTGCTATCACGCCTGTTGCGAATCTGAAACCTGTGTTATTGGCTGGAACCATCGTCAAAAGAGCCAGTTTACACAATGAAGATATTATAAAAAAACTCGGTTTGCATGAACATGATTTTGTTTATGTTGAAAAAGGCGGTGAAATTATTCCAAAAATTGTAGGAATTAATTTAGAAAAAAGAAATCCCGAAAACAAAGAAATCCAATACATCACGCACTGTCCCGAATGCGGAACGGAATTGGTGAGAATTGAAGATCAGGCGATTCATTTCTGTCCGAATGATTTGCACTGTCCGCCACAGGTTATCGGGAGAATGATTCATTACGTTTCCCGAAAAGCTTTAAATATTGATAATTTAGGAGCAGAAACCATCGAACAGCTGTACCGCGCAAAACTCGTTGAAAATCCCGCAGACTTCTATGTTTTAACAAAAGAACAAATTCTTCCGTTGGAAAGAATGGCCGAAAAATCAGCGCAGAATATTATTGACGGAATTGAAAAATCAAAAGAAATTCCATTTGAAAAAGTACTGTTCGGAATCGGAATTAAACATGTCGGAGAAACAGTTGCCAAGAAACTGGCAAAAAATTTCGACTCCATCGATGCCTTGAAAAATGCGACTGTAGAAGAACTGATGCAGGTAGAAGATATCGGCGGAAAAATTGCGGAAAGTATTGTGAATTTCTTTAATGATCCTGAAAATATTTTAATGATTGAACGGCTGAAATCTTACGGCGTTCAATTGGAAAAAGGAGAAAACTCCAATGAAGTTTTAAGCACTGTTCTGGAAAACAAAACCTTCCTTTTCACGGGGAAACTTTCTTTATTTACGAGAGAAGCTGCCGAAGAAATGGTCGAAAAACACGGCGGCAAAAATATCTCGGCGGTTTCTAAAAATCTGAATTATCTGGTTGTGGGCGAAAAGGCCGGAAGTAAACTGAAAAAAGCCCAGGACATCGGAACAATCGAGATTCTGGATGAACAGGAATTCCTGGACCTGATCAAGTAATATTTTAAAGCGTAAAAAACAAAACGGTTTAAATTGGAAGCTCCCTTTATTTTTGAAAAATAAAGGGAGCTTCCTGATTTTTATTTTATTAATGCATATCTCCTAAATCAATATTTGCTTTTCCTTTTCGTTCTTTTACAAATAAAACAAACGGAATACAGATCAAAAACAAGATTCCCAGGTAGAGAAAAACATCCATGTAAGATAAAACTGTTGCCTGCTTCAATACTGATAAATCCAGAATTTTATAGGCAGACTGCAAGGCAACATCGGGTGTGAATCCTTTGGCCTGAAACATCGCTTTCAGTCCGGCGATTCTCTGTTGTACATCTAAACTGTTTGCATCTAAATGACTTGATAAAGCAGCCTTGTGAATTGAAGTTTGATTAGAGATAAAAGTAGTAATCGCCGCAATTCCGAATGAACCTCCCAACTGACGCATCATTCCGGTGAACGACGCTCCCTGACCAATTTCCTGACCTTTCAAAGTACTTAAAGCCAATGAGGTAATCGGAATAAACAGTAAACCAAGACCAGCACCTCTTACGATCAGCATCCAGAAAAAATCAGATTTTCCGGTATCCGGCGTGATAATATTGTAGCCCCAGAAACTGTAGACAAAGAAAAGCAGCAATCCGAGCGAAACCAAAATCTGCTGTTTGACGCCTCTGGTGAGTAATCTCCCGATAATCGGCATCATGACGGCAGTAGTTAAGGCCGCAGGTATCATCAATGCGCCGGATTCCAGCGCCGTCCAGCCCATGATACTTTGGGTATAAAGCGGCACAATAAAGGTAGATCCATATAAACCGAATCCAAGGATAAATGACATAACGGTACCTATTCTTAAATTTCCGTTTTTCAGAACTCTTAATTCTACAATAGGATATCTGAACGTAAGTTCCCGCCAAAGGAAAAGTATAAATCCAATGACCGCAACTACAGTAAGAACAATAATTACTTTACTGTCAAACCAGTCGTCCTCATGTCCTTTTTCAAGAATGTATTGCAGCGAGCCGACAAATGCAGCAAGCAAACCGATTCCCAGCCAGTCGACATCTTTCGCTTTTCTTTTTTCAGAAAATTTAGGACTTCGGATGAACTGTAAAGTCAGTAATGTTGCTGCAATCCCGATGGGAATATTAATATAAAAAATATATGGCCAGCTGAAATTATCTACGATATAACCTCCTAAAGGCGGTCCTAAAGTGGGCCCGATAATCACTCCCAA includes these proteins:
- the dnaE gene encoding DNA polymerase III subunit alpha; translated protein: MFLIFDTETTGLPKNFNAPITDSDNWPRMVQIAWQLHDKEGNLIENQDYIIKPEGYDIPFSSQRIHGISTKMATEEGRDLNEVLLEFKEALKKAQVVVGHNIIFDYNIVGAEFFRKEVDNNLQEIPSADTMKLGTDFCQLGGGKSGRYKSPKLTELYEKLYDEKFDEAHNAAADVNSTAQVFFEMMRIGIIPAEALKLESSELQHYINSHPVAIRPFPIVIRRQVADSKKKKKTSFNNTDEIEIGSYFNFHNHSIYSSLQASSHIHELIKRALDNNFPAVGIVDLGNMMGAFKFISEVEKANGNIKKIYQEYLDKKQKAEEDGVAFTDAEPRKEPLIPIIGCEFYLSDRPDQKQFTKDDPDRRTNIVLLAKNFNGYKNLAKLSSLGYINGFYFGVPRISKKMIAELKEDLIAVTAGTMGDIPNAVLEFGEQKGEEIFQWWKNTFGDDFYVQLQNHEIEEEHYLNDVLLSFAEKYEVKILAQNETFYTEKSEAHIQDILYCIKDGEKLSSPVGKGFGKRRGLPSHEYYIKNTEEIKQSFREFPDAFEAYDELVSKFEPYTLKRDVLLPEFDIPEIFLSDEDKVDGGKRGENAYLRHLTYEGAEKRYDEITDEIRERLDFELEVIAKTGYPGYFLIVQDFCNEARKMGVWVGPGRGSAAGSAVAYCTGITNVDPIKYDLLFERFLNPERVSMPDIDIDFDDEGRDKIIKWVVDKYGKSNVAQIITYSVLGGKSAIKDAGRVLDLPIFETNNIAKLIPPSPGMNIAKAFAKFEKLAPEDKVLAQEMKDILANPKDERYEVLSAAQKMEGCIRNTGIHACGVIITPEDITNLVPITIAAKDADILVSQFDNSVAESAGLLKMDFLGLRTLTIIKHAIKLIKEKHGIDIDPDAIPLDDAKTYQLFKEGRTVGIFQYESPGMQKYMRELKPTEFADLIAMNALYRPGPIKYIPTFINRKNGVEETVYDLEETKEYLEETYGITVYQEQVMLLSQKLANFTKGEADTLRKAMGKKQRDVLDKMYPKFLEGGKVNNLDETKLNKIWKDWEAFAEYAFNKSHSTCYALIAYQTAYLKANYPAEYMASVMSNNINNTKQITLFMEDCKSIGVDVLGPDVNESQYAFAVNEKGQIRFGLGAIKGIGEGPSEAIVAARKEERYKNIYDFFEKIPSSQMNKRVAESLVIAGAFDEVDRYHRAQYFDIDTSGKTNIERLLRYGYSFQDSKNEIENSLFADFADEVKIEQPKINPAPEWQNMHKLNKEKEIIGFYLSAHPLDEYKYQFQFLQGALSKKEILEGKKDETLELEKVILPVEVSEIDDSDDDLVDLSAEILDGEEDALIEEPTKIVEPRGNFNFLNLDEIENFKNTVFANQPDLFNNDKLNWKEKQALKNNTPEYMVAGLITEYSIRDGRNSGEKVAFLLLEDYSGSYSFRLGDRDYMKFRDKIDVQRFIIFKIKFSQANDGRVFVNVSEVIDLKEAFEKFAKKMTVVVDINDLRKEDIEFFRNQFDEHKGEQKLNFFIKNPEDESQIELMSMQTMIQVNGELLEVFNETQKYQIFLN
- a CDS encoding alpha-ketoacid dehydrogenase subunit alpha/beta encodes the protein MEIDTKQKVSQEILLKAFRHMMIAKATADVYEENRNICKYVHSTSRGHEAIQLATAYQLTKEDWVSPYYRDESLLLGIGFEPYQLMLQLLAKSDDPFSGGRSYYSHPSSREENLPKIIHQSSATGMQAIPTTGVAQGIKYIQEFNLKTYEQNPVVVCSFGDNSITEGEVSEAFQFAALHQLPIIFLVQDNEWGISVTKEEARTSDAYDFAAGFVGLNRMKVDGTDFEASFEAMKKAVDFVRTERKPMLVCASTVLIGHHTSGVRREFYRDEKDLEKHRAKDPGSLLRKRLLEEGSDEDLLKQIEKKARLEVEQAFQKAVEAEDPKPETVENHVFAPTSVTEEVGEREPQGQEKIVMVDAAIHAIQEIMWKHPEALLYGQDVGERIGGVFRETVTLGKKFGNKRVFNTPIQEAYIIGSTVGMSAVGLKPIVEVQFADYIYPGINQLITEVSKSCYLSNGKFPVSNIIRVPIGAYGGGGPYHSGSVESILCNIKGIKVAYPSNAADFKGLLKAAFYDPNPVLMLEHKGLYWSKVPGTEEAKTIEPAEDYILPLGKGNVILEADKNETEKGRTMLIVTYGMGVYWAKEAAKTFAGKVEIIDLRTLIPLDEKLVFERTKLHGKCLVLTEEQLNNSFAEAFAHRISKECFRYLDAPVEAMGSLNLPAVPINLVLEKEMLPNAEKLANKIGEMLNY
- the cax gene encoding calcium/proton exchanger codes for the protein MQKKDILLMSGAFLVAAATGFGTHVGFNAVLLFVLSAVSLVLVAMIVGKATEQLGSRMGPASTGVLQSALGNLPELFVCIFALRAGLVTVVKAALIGSILGNSVLVFGLAILFGGLKNGRQYFHSEPPKMNAILMILAFAAMAVPTLTFYFHTPAESHINMLDIIVSVVLLIVFGAFLSFSIKGDTSVIPNDDTEKHEANWSMPVTLIVLAAAGIGAAFVSDWFVEALKPAMDSLGINDVFAGLIVVAIAGNAIENLVGIQLALKNKADYAVSVIMNSSLQIALVVYPLLILISFFLGGAILSFVLSPLLLAALALSVLVSAFIVFDGESIWLEGVALIGLYIIIAAAFWWG
- the ligA gene encoding NAD-dependent DNA ligase LigA, translated to MPENIQQKIEELRAELHQHNYNYYILDEATISDFEFDLKLKELQELEKAHPEFYDPNSPTLRVGGEITKNFPTIQHQFRMYSLDNSYDFDDLEDWEKRIIKTIDEPVEFVAELKYDGASISILYENGKLKQAVTRGDGFQGDEITANVKTISDIPLTLKGDFPRQFFMRGEIYLTRKNFDKINLRREEEGLDLFMNPRNTASGSLKMQDSAEVSKRKLSAVLYQFISSEIPAATHWELLQNARKWGFNVSEQARLCKNLDEIKDFINYWDQHRHELPFEIDGIVLKVNSIQQQSKLGFTAKSPRWAMAYKFKAEKVETELQSVTYQVGRTGAITPVANLKPVLLAGTIVKRASLHNEDIIKKLGLHEHDFVYVEKGGEIIPKIVGINLEKRNPENKEIQYITHCPECGTELVRIEDQAIHFCPNDLHCPPQVIGRMIHYVSRKALNIDNLGAETIEQLYRAKLVENPADFYVLTKEQILPLERMAEKSAQNIIDGIEKSKEIPFEKVLFGIGIKHVGETVAKKLAKNFDSIDALKNATVEELMQVEDIGGKIAESIVNFFNDPENILMIERLKSYGVQLEKGENSNEVLSTVLENKTFLFTGKLSLFTREAAEEMVEKHGGKNISAVSKNLNYLVVGEKAGSKLKKAQDIGTIEILDEQEFLDLIK
- a CDS encoding DHA2 family efflux MFS transporter permease subunit encodes the protein MQEDLLVEYGARRVIITLTAILCALLEIVDSTIVNVALNDMKGNLGATLSEVGWVITAYAIGNVIIVPMTSWLSQQFGRRNYFAASIVIFTIFSFLCGNASSIWELVFFRLMQGIGGGALLVTSQTIITESYPLAKRSMAQAIYGLGVIIGPTLGPPLGGYIVDNFSWPYIFYINIPIGIAATLLTLQFIRSPKFSEKRKAKDVDWLGIGLLAAFVGSLQYILEKGHEDDWFDSKVIIVLTVVAVIGFILFLWRELTFRYPIVELRVLKNGNLRIGTVMSFILGFGLYGSTFIVPLYTQSIMGWTALESGALMIPAALTTAVMMPIIGRLLTRGVKQQILVSLGLLLFFVYSFWGYNIITPDTGKSDFFWMLIVRGAGLGLLFIPITSLALSTLKGQEIGQGASFTGMMRQLGGSFGIAAITTFISNQTSIHKAALSSHLDANSLDVQQRIAGLKAMFQAKGFTPDVALQSAYKILDLSVLKQATVLSYMDVFLYLGILFLICIPFVLFVKERKGKANIDLGDMH